Proteins encoded in a region of the Haloarchaeobius salinus genome:
- a CDS encoding NUDIX hydrolase produces MPRIQTTVLGILERDGEYLLQRLTDPGDGSFLRPIGGGIEFGEESGDALEREFREELDVEITAGPTLGTIENRFTWDGEPDHELVVLRAAEFADESLYEREAFSGIDGGGTVEYDAGWFDLDAVEERSEPLYPEGLVTLLDGDGVGAGHVAEP; encoded by the coding sequence ATGCCTCGCATCCAGACGACGGTCCTCGGCATCCTCGAACGCGACGGCGAGTACCTGCTCCAGCGTCTCACGGACCCCGGCGACGGCTCGTTCCTCCGACCCATCGGCGGTGGCATCGAGTTCGGCGAGGAGAGCGGCGACGCGCTGGAGCGCGAGTTCCGCGAGGAGTTGGACGTCGAAATCACGGCAGGGCCGACGCTCGGCACCATCGAGAACCGGTTCACGTGGGACGGCGAGCCCGACCACGAGCTCGTCGTGCTCCGCGCCGCCGAGTTCGCGGACGAGTCGCTGTACGAGCGCGAGGCGTTCTCGGGAATCGACGGCGGCGGGACCGTCGAGTACGATGCGGGCTGGTTCGACCTCGACGCCGTCGAGGAGCGTTCGGAACCGCTGTATCCGGAGGGGCTGGTCACCCTGCTCGACGGCGACGGGGTCGGGGCGGGACACGTCGCCGAGCCCTGA
- a CDS encoding DUF5811 family protein, translated as MNGNTPYAGLPGSTQAGKRASADVPELTAEQKRRLRADVSRIAALTREFLPDEYVVDGDISNGVGGPQARVAVQPPVGNPISAGFSPDVDEFDDDDLIDPEDQAEVARGLAASAALQVKNAISESVTPTAR; from the coding sequence ATGAATGGAAACACTCCGTACGCTGGTCTTCCGGGCAGCACGCAGGCGGGCAAGCGTGCGTCCGCCGACGTGCCCGAGCTCACGGCGGAACAGAAGCGTCGGCTCCGCGCGGACGTCTCCCGCATCGCCGCCCTGACCCGGGAGTTCCTCCCCGACGAGTACGTCGTCGACGGCGACATCTCCAACGGCGTCGGCGGCCCGCAGGCGAGGGTCGCCGTCCAGCCGCCCGTCGGCAACCCCATCAGCGCGGGCTTTTCGCCGGACGTCGACGAGTTCGACGACGACGACCTCATCGACCCCGAGGACCAGGCGGAGGTCGCCCGCGGGCTGGCGGCCTCGGCCGCGCTCCAGGTGAAGAACGCCATCTCCGAGTCGGTGACGCCGACGGCGCGATAG
- a CDS encoding metalloregulator ArsR/SmtB family transcription factor: protein MDSAALLDLLGNENRRRILRLLARKPCYVTEISEYLGVSPKAVIEHLRKLEDAGLIESHTDDQRRKYFHIARNLRLEVNVSPYAFATKSAYPASKSLDMTTCRHLKLDVQYSEDGEDTNDLVADLSRLEELENELSMAQRWVQGRMTDVLDRITESVGAGSDSRLYADVLLAVRSEPKSAVEIGNSVDAPPGMVEDVLADLQDNGLVRYGSDGWQLAD, encoded by the coding sequence ATGGACTCAGCGGCGTTGCTCGACCTGCTCGGGAACGAGAACAGACGGCGCATCCTGCGCCTGCTCGCTCGGAAACCGTGCTACGTGACCGAAATCAGCGAGTACCTGGGCGTCAGCCCCAAGGCCGTCATCGAACACCTCCGGAAGCTCGAGGACGCCGGGCTCATCGAGAGCCACACCGACGACCAGCGCCGCAAGTACTTCCACATCGCGCGCAACCTCCGGCTCGAGGTCAACGTCTCGCCCTACGCCTTCGCGACCAAGAGCGCCTACCCCGCCTCGAAGAGCCTCGACATGACGACGTGTCGCCACCTCAAGCTCGACGTGCAGTACTCCGAGGACGGCGAGGACACGAACGACCTCGTCGCCGACCTCTCCCGGCTGGAGGAACTGGAGAACGAGCTCTCGATGGCCCAGCGCTGGGTGCAGGGCCGCATGACCGACGTGCTCGACCGCATCACCGAGTCCGTCGGCGCGGGCAGCGACAGCCGGCTCTACGCGGACGTGCTGCTCGCGGTGCGCTCGGAACCGAAGTCCGCCGTCGAAATCGGGAACAGCGTCGACGCACCGCCGGGGATGGTCGAGGACGTGCTCGCGGACCTCCAGGACAACGGGCTCGTGCGGTACGGCTCCGACGGCTGGCAGCTCGCCGACTGA
- a CDS encoding DUF5802 family protein: MFEAFSSSYYFGRLYVTPSEGEEPVMQREQHERVAEQLYHDGTGITRVDSPLVMKLDTAHLAVRGEDGVPADTLAVPESLLERTGISNPPELTEVFLAKADRASQLLQFTGYGDADSADPSPRFDGGPNAGT; encoded by the coding sequence ATGTTCGAAGCGTTCTCGAGTAGCTACTACTTCGGGCGGTTGTACGTCACGCCGTCCGAGGGCGAAGAGCCCGTGATGCAGCGCGAGCAGCACGAACGCGTCGCCGAACAACTCTACCACGACGGGACCGGCATCACCCGGGTCGACAGCCCGCTGGTGATGAAACTGGATACGGCCCATCTGGCCGTGCGCGGCGAGGACGGGGTCCCCGCGGACACACTCGCCGTCCCGGAGTCGCTCCTCGAGCGGACCGGGATCAGCAACCCACCTGAGCTCACCGAGGTGTTCCTCGCGAAAGCGGACCGCGCCTCGCAGCTGCTCCAGTTCACGGGCTACGGCGATGCCGACTCGGCGGACCCCTCGCCCCGGTTCGACGGTGGCCCGAACGCCGGCACCTGA
- a CDS encoding Vms1/Ankzf1 family peptidyl-tRNA hydrolase, with translation MLDELLGRAELKDRIGELEEETEHLEAQLEAESERRADAVSARQDAEERVNRLEDRIAQLEGELERRRDDGEGDGDNLAFRSRTDIRGERLDEVLARLESVETGPESVLSAAVADGAAAPDAVDDLLGDRARLVERAAPCLVYADDAGLVSAVLEPPVQPDPFCEWDDATRIDRAWCQPTGRFALALVRADVFAIGEYDGRERRSMRSFESDVKGDHSKGGFSQGRFERIRDEQIEAHLGDCREAISDRDAERLFVVGDQRLVGEFDEEAVATAAVDATGNGEAVLDDALREFFTTRLSTF, from the coding sequence ATGCTCGACGAGTTGCTCGGCCGCGCGGAGCTGAAGGACCGCATCGGGGAGCTGGAGGAGGAGACCGAGCACCTGGAGGCGCAACTCGAGGCCGAATCGGAGCGCCGGGCCGACGCCGTCAGCGCCAGACAGGACGCCGAGGAGCGCGTCAACCGGCTGGAGGACCGCATCGCCCAGCTGGAGGGCGAACTGGAGCGTCGCCGCGACGACGGTGAGGGCGACGGCGACAACCTCGCGTTCCGGAGCCGGACCGATATCCGGGGCGAACGACTCGACGAGGTTCTCGCCCGGCTGGAGTCCGTCGAAACCGGGCCCGAGAGCGTCCTCTCGGCCGCGGTCGCGGACGGTGCCGCCGCGCCCGACGCCGTCGACGACCTGCTCGGGGACCGCGCCCGACTGGTCGAACGGGCCGCGCCCTGTCTCGTCTACGCCGACGACGCGGGCCTCGTCTCCGCCGTCCTCGAACCACCCGTCCAGCCCGACCCGTTCTGCGAGTGGGACGACGCCACCCGGATCGACCGCGCATGGTGCCAGCCGACCGGCCGGTTCGCCCTCGCGCTCGTCCGCGCCGACGTGTTCGCCATCGGCGAGTACGACGGCCGCGAACGGCGGTCGATGCGCTCGTTCGAGAGCGACGTGAAGGGCGACCACTCCAAGGGCGGCTTCTCGCAGGGTCGGTTCGAGCGCATCCGCGACGAGCAGATCGAGGCGCATCTGGGCGACTGTCGCGAAGCGATCTCGGACCGGGACGCGGAGCGGCTGTTCGTCGTCGGTGACCAGCGGCTGGTCGGGGAGTTCGACGAGGAGGCTGTGGCGACGGCTGCCGTCGACGCGACTGGAAACGGCGAGGCTGTGCTGGACGATGCACTGCGCGAGTTCTTCACGACTCGACTGTCGACGTTCTAG
- a CDS encoding DUF1611 domain-containing protein, with amino-acid sequence MRIAILAHEKFPDRAKTALGLLRYSDDEVVAVLDRDNAGSRVSDFVGDVQDAPVVASMADAPDCDALVVGIAPIGGGFEDSWRDDVRTALRDGCDIVSGLHYFLADDDEFSDLAAEYGCDIWDVRKPPEDLTVADGVAGEVDAEIVLTVGTDCSVGKMTATMELCEAAREAGHDAAVVPTGQTGIMIENWGVPVDRVVSDFTAGAVESMILEKGDEHDYLFVEGQGSIVHPAYSAVTCGILHGAQPDSLVLCHEAGREAVHGYESFPLQPVETYVDLYEELAAPVRETSVVAGALNTVGVEDDAAARDAVDEFAGALGTPATDLVRFGADDVLEAIL; translated from the coding sequence ATGCGAATCGCCATCCTCGCCCACGAGAAGTTCCCCGACCGCGCGAAGACAGCGCTCGGGCTGTTGCGGTACAGCGACGACGAGGTGGTCGCGGTGCTCGACCGTGACAACGCCGGCAGCCGTGTCAGCGACTTCGTCGGCGACGTGCAGGACGCGCCGGTCGTCGCCTCGATGGCCGACGCACCCGACTGTGACGCGCTGGTCGTCGGCATCGCCCCCATCGGCGGCGGCTTCGAGGACTCCTGGCGCGACGACGTGCGGACGGCACTGCGGGACGGCTGCGACATCGTCTCCGGGCTGCACTACTTCCTCGCGGACGACGACGAGTTCAGCGACCTCGCCGCCGAGTACGGCTGCGACATCTGGGACGTTCGCAAGCCCCCCGAGGACCTGACCGTCGCCGATGGTGTCGCGGGCGAGGTCGACGCCGAGATCGTGCTCACCGTCGGGACGGACTGCTCGGTCGGGAAGATGACGGCGACGATGGAGCTATGCGAGGCCGCCCGCGAGGCGGGGCACGACGCCGCCGTCGTCCCGACGGGGCAGACCGGCATCATGATCGAGAACTGGGGCGTGCCCGTCGACCGGGTGGTCAGCGATTTCACCGCGGGCGCGGTCGAGTCGATGATACTGGAGAAGGGTGACGAGCACGACTACCTGTTCGTCGAGGGGCAGGGCTCCATCGTCCACCCGGCGTACTCCGCCGTCACCTGCGGCATCCTCCACGGCGCACAGCCGGACTCGCTGGTGCTCTGCCACGAGGCCGGGCGCGAGGCGGTCCACGGCTACGAGTCGTTCCCGCTCCAGCCGGTCGAGACGTACGTCGACCTCTACGAGGAGCTGGCCGCCCCGGTCCGCGAGACGAGCGTCGTCGCCGGCGCGCTGAACACCGTCGGCGTGGAGGACGATGCGGCCGCCCGCGACGCAGTCGACGAGTTCGCGGGGGCGCTGGGCACGCCCGCGACCGACCTCGTGCGCTTCGGGGCCGACGACGTCCTGGAGGCGATACTGTGA
- a CDS encoding dipeptide epimerase yields MKLSVERVSLELAETFTISRGSTDKTDNVVVRLADGEHAGVGAAAPSTHYGETAGTVEAAIERLRPTIEAIDDLFQVERIERELGHELGRNPAARCAVSIALHDLVGKRVDLPLWRYWGLDPDAAPDTSYTVGIGDPETMADGARRAADAGYTTLKVKVGTDDDRARVDAVAEAAPDVTLRLDANEAWTPKEAVANAEWLSDYDVEFLEQPVPAADPEGLRYVYEHSPLPVAVDESCVTLPDVPAVADRADVAVLKLMKCGGLVEARRMVHAARAHGLEVMLGCMIETDAAISAGAQLAPLCDYVDLDGSLLLADDSDPYDGPVRAGGSIDLDDTPGIGLR; encoded by the coding sequence GTGAAGCTCTCCGTCGAGCGCGTCTCCCTCGAACTTGCGGAGACGTTCACCATCTCGCGGGGCTCCACCGACAAGACGGACAACGTCGTCGTCAGACTCGCAGACGGCGAGCACGCGGGCGTCGGCGCGGCGGCTCCCTCGACCCACTACGGCGAGACCGCCGGCACCGTCGAGGCCGCCATCGAGCGCCTCCGGCCCACCATCGAGGCCATCGACGACCTGTTTCAGGTGGAGCGCATCGAACGCGAACTCGGCCACGAACTCGGCCGCAACCCGGCCGCGCGCTGTGCCGTCTCCATCGCGCTGCACGACCTCGTCGGCAAGCGCGTCGACCTCCCGCTGTGGCGCTACTGGGGGCTCGACCCCGACGCCGCACCCGACACGTCCTACACCGTCGGCATCGGCGACCCGGAGACGATGGCCGACGGTGCCCGCCGCGCCGCCGACGCCGGCTACACCACGCTGAAGGTGAAGGTCGGCACCGACGACGACCGCGCCAGGGTCGACGCCGTCGCCGAGGCCGCGCCCGACGTGACCCTGCGGCTCGACGCCAACGAGGCCTGGACGCCGAAGGAGGCCGTCGCCAACGCGGAGTGGCTCTCCGACTACGACGTCGAGTTCCTCGAACAGCCCGTGCCCGCCGCCGACCCCGAGGGCCTGCGCTACGTCTACGAGCACTCCCCGCTCCCCGTCGCCGTCGACGAGTCCTGCGTCACCCTGCCGGACGTGCCGGCCGTCGCCGACCGCGCCGACGTGGCCGTCCTGAAGCTGATGAAGTGCGGGGGGCTCGTCGAGGCCCGCCGGATGGTCCACGCCGCCCGCGCCCACGGGCTGGAGGTCATGCTCGGCTGCATGATCGAGACGGACGCCGCCATCTCCGCCGGCGCACAGCTCGCGCCGCTCTGTGACTACGTCGACCTCGACGGCTCGCTCCTGCTCGCCGACGACTCGGACCCGTACGACGGGCCAGTGCGGGCTGGCGGCTCCATCGACCTCGACGACACGCCCGGAATCGGACTGCGGTAG
- the hisS gene encoding histidine--tRNA ligase — MYEGLKGFRDVYPAEMAAYRAVIDTVEDTARSYGFREISTPALERTEMYVDKSGEEIVEELYAFEDKGGRDVSLTPELTPTVARMVVAKQQELSKPIKWFSTRPFWRYEQVQQGRFREFYQTNVDIFGSAAPEADAEVLSFAADMLTNFGLTADEFEFRVSHRDILGGLLREFDADVDTTNAIRAVDKRAKVQENEYLDLLYDAGLTYDQAREFDDLLLAGDDDLDALTEWSESDPVHDAVSNLQDVLAAAEDFGVREFCDVSLTTARGLDYYTGVVFECFDSTGEVSRAVFGGGRYDDLIESFGGQPTPAVGVAPGVMNSTLPLLLQRAGVWPEEAVSTDYYVLSVGDTRPVAARVARDLRERGHVVETDVSSRSFGAQLGYADSINAETVVVVGEHDLENDEVTVKDMESGDETTAPVEAFPGEHDRPTYDTFAE; from the coding sequence ATGTACGAGGGACTCAAAGGGTTCCGTGACGTCTACCCCGCGGAGATGGCGGCCTACCGGGCCGTCATCGACACGGTCGAGGACACGGCACGGAGCTACGGCTTCCGCGAGATTTCGACACCGGCGCTCGAACGAACGGAGATGTACGTCGACAAGTCGGGCGAGGAGATCGTCGAGGAGCTGTACGCGTTCGAGGACAAGGGCGGCAGGGACGTCTCGCTCACGCCGGAGCTGACGCCGACGGTCGCGCGGATGGTCGTCGCGAAACAGCAGGAGCTCTCCAAACCGATCAAGTGGTTCTCGACGCGGCCGTTCTGGCGCTACGAGCAGGTCCAGCAGGGGCGGTTCCGCGAGTTCTACCAGACGAACGTCGACATCTTCGGGTCGGCGGCACCGGAGGCGGACGCCGAGGTGCTCTCGTTCGCGGCGGACATGCTGACGAACTTCGGGCTCACGGCGGACGAGTTCGAGTTCCGCGTCTCGCACCGGGACATCCTCGGGGGGCTGCTCCGGGAGTTCGACGCGGACGTGGACACGACGAACGCCATCCGCGCGGTGGACAAGCGCGCGAAGGTGCAGGAGAACGAGTACCTCGACCTGCTGTACGATGCGGGGCTCACGTACGACCAGGCCCGCGAGTTCGACGACCTACTGCTCGCCGGCGACGACGACCTCGACGCGCTCACGGAGTGGTCCGAGAGCGATCCGGTCCACGACGCCGTCAGCAACCTGCAGGACGTGCTCGCCGCCGCCGAGGACTTCGGCGTGCGCGAGTTCTGCGACGTGTCGCTGACGACGGCGCGCGGGCTGGACTACTACACGGGCGTCGTCTTCGAGTGCTTCGACTCGACGGGCGAGGTCTCCCGCGCGGTGTTCGGCGGCGGGCGCTACGACGACCTCATCGAGTCCTTCGGCGGCCAGCCGACGCCCGCGGTCGGCGTCGCCCCGGGCGTGATGAACTCCACGCTGCCCCTGCTGCTCCAGCGCGCCGGCGTCTGGCCGGAGGAGGCCGTCTCGACGGACTACTACGTGCTCTCCGTCGGTGACACGCGCCCCGTGGCGGCCCGGGTCGCACGCGACCTGCGCGAGCGCGGCCACGTCGTCGAGACGGACGTCTCGTCCCGGAGCTTCGGCGCGCAGCTCGGCTACGCCGACTCCATCAACGCCGAGACGGTCGTCGTCGTCGGCGAGCACGACCTGGAGAACGACGAGGTGACGGTGAAGGACATGGAATCCGGCGACGAGACCACCGCGCCGGTCGAGGCGTTCCCGGGCGAGCACGACCGCCCGACGTACGACACGTTCGCGGAGTAA
- the truA gene encoding tRNA pseudouridine(38-40) synthase TruA codes for MPRRAFRVAYDGRPFHGFQRQPSLPTVEDALFDALRDLGVLADDADKPPGYAAAGRTDAGVFGLGQTVAFDAPDWLTPRAFDGELPAAVRAWAHADAPTDFHATHDAASRAYEYHLFAPDADLELARKAAERLVGTHDFRDLSAVSSGNTTRTLTTATVLRDGEFLVLRVRGDGFLHELVRRLVSLVRAVATGEVQPARVDSALTPGTLPDHEIPPPAPPGGLVFVEAAYPELSFEPDGRGVESVREVFDDRAARATTRGRLCRRVAGGVAVDEDDSG; via the coding sequence GTGCCACGGCGCGCCTTCCGAGTCGCGTACGACGGCCGGCCGTTCCACGGCTTCCAGCGCCAGCCGTCGCTCCCCACCGTCGAGGACGCGCTGTTCGACGCGCTCCGTGACCTCGGTGTGCTCGCCGACGACGCGGACAAGCCACCGGGCTACGCGGCGGCGGGCCGCACCGACGCGGGCGTGTTCGGGCTCGGCCAGACCGTCGCGTTCGACGCGCCCGACTGGCTCACCCCGCGGGCGTTCGACGGCGAGCTGCCAGCGGCGGTGCGGGCGTGGGCCCACGCCGACGCCCCGACCGACTTCCACGCGACCCACGACGCGGCGAGCCGGGCGTACGAGTACCACCTGTTCGCGCCCGACGCCGACCTCGAACTGGCCCGGAAGGCGGCCGAACGCCTCGTCGGTACCCACGACTTCCGGGACCTCTCGGCGGTGTCGTCGGGGAACACGACCCGGACCCTGACGACGGCGACGGTCTTGCGCGACGGCGAGTTCCTGGTCCTCCGGGTCCGCGGCGACGGCTTCCTCCACGAGCTCGTCCGCCGGCTCGTCTCGCTGGTGCGGGCGGTGGCGACGGGCGAGGTCCAACCAGCGCGCGTCGACAGCGCGCTCACGCCGGGGACGCTCCCCGACCACGAGATCCCGCCACCGGCACCGCCCGGCGGGCTGGTGTTCGTCGAGGCCGCCTATCCGGAGCTCTCCTTCGAGCCCGACGGCCGCGGCGTCGAGAGCGTCCGCGAGGTGTTCGACGACCGGGCGGCACGGGCGACGACCCGGGGGCGGCTCTGTCGGCGGGTCGCCGGGGGGGTCGCCGTCGACGAGGACGACTCGGGCTGA
- a CDS encoding M28 family peptidase, translated as MTDADAVLGRLWRDDEPWDVLSSLCELDDRLAGHHGEARAADLVAGAFETAGVRNVTEFAVPLTRWTRGRTEFGVVEPTPRSFEAIALPYSPAGEVRAPIVDVGYGTPEEIDEADVDGAVVVASTDTPPDRRIVHRMEKYGHAVDAGAEAFVFANHVPGQLPPTGSLRFDEGGAVPGIGVSHETGEWLRRYAERDGVVRVSVDATTDDAETPVVHGVLGPDTDEEVLVLAHLDAHDVGEGALDNGCGVAVVVGVARALADLDLGCRVRVAAVGGEEVGLVGSHGLADELDTDSVRAVVNVDGAGRHRDLVAFTHGSDDLAGVAEGLAADTDHPVQVRPDPHPWSDHWPFLTVGVPALQLHSDSGERGRGVTHTRADTLDKADPRNLRSHAMLAGLLVQRLTETEPDRVSRADLLVALREQEYEPGMRAAGVWPES; from the coding sequence ATGACCGACGCAGACGCGGTCCTCGGGCGGCTCTGGCGCGACGACGAACCGTGGGACGTGCTCAGCTCGCTCTGCGAGCTCGACGACAGGCTCGCGGGTCACCACGGTGAGGCACGCGCGGCCGACCTCGTCGCGGGCGCGTTCGAGACCGCCGGCGTGCGGAACGTCACGGAGTTCGCCGTGCCGCTGACGCGCTGGACCCGCGGCCGGACCGAGTTCGGCGTCGTCGAGCCGACCCCCCGGAGCTTCGAGGCCATCGCGCTGCCGTACTCTCCAGCGGGCGAGGTGCGCGCACCCATCGTCGACGTGGGCTACGGCACGCCAGAGGAGATCGACGAGGCCGACGTCGACGGCGCGGTCGTCGTCGCCAGCACGGACACCCCGCCGGACCGCCGCATCGTCCACCGCATGGAGAAGTACGGCCACGCGGTCGACGCCGGCGCGGAGGCGTTCGTCTTCGCGAACCACGTCCCCGGCCAGCTCCCGCCGACGGGCTCGCTCCGGTTCGACGAGGGCGGCGCGGTTCCCGGTATCGGCGTCTCCCACGAGACGGGCGAGTGGCTCCGCCGGTACGCCGAGCGCGACGGCGTGGTCCGGGTGTCGGTCGACGCGACCACCGACGATGCCGAGACGCCCGTCGTCCACGGCGTTCTGGGCCCGGACACCGACGAGGAGGTCCTCGTGCTCGCACACCTCGACGCGCACGACGTCGGCGAGGGTGCGCTCGACAACGGCTGTGGCGTCGCCGTGGTCGTCGGCGTCGCCCGCGCGCTCGCCGACCTCGACCTCGGCTGCCGGGTCCGGGTCGCCGCCGTCGGCGGCGAGGAGGTCGGCCTCGTCGGGAGCCACGGACTCGCGGACGAACTGGACACCGACTCCGTCCGGGCGGTCGTGAACGTCGACGGCGCGGGCCGCCACCGCGACCTCGTCGCGTTCACCCACGGCAGCGACGACCTCGCCGGGGTCGCCGAGGGGCTCGCCGCGGACACCGACCACCCGGTGCAGGTCCGCCCCGACCCGCATCCCTGGAGCGACCACTGGCCGTTCCTCACCGTCGGCGTCCCCGCCCTCCAGCTCCACTCCGACAGCGGCGAGCGCGGCCGCGGCGTCACCCACACACGGGCCGACACGCTCGACAAGGCCGACCCGCGGAACCTCCGGAGTCACGCGATGCTCGCGGGTCTGCTGGTCCAGCGGCTGACCGAGACGGAGCCCGACCGGGTGTCGCGAGCGGACCTGCTCGTCGCGCTCCGCGAGCAGGAGTACGAGCCCGGGATGCGCGCCGCCGGGGTCTGGCCGGAGTCCTGA
- the pepF gene encoding oligoendopeptidase F, producing the protein MSSVPERSEVDTEYKWDLESIYATDEEWEEAFEDVEARLEDLEHYEGEVTDDGETLLAALELRDEVMREVSMVAAYARMRKDEDTTNQTYQGYSTRAQSLSADASSAASFIEPEIQSATREEIEAMVASTDGLAEYEHYLDDVLRMKPHTRSAEVEELLADLSEVTGGTGEVYTMLSNADMEFPTVEKPDGDAVEITQSNLTTLLKEPDREFRQEVYEGYFEEWGEVRNTVATAYESSVKADVKLARARNYDTAREASLDGPNVPVEVYDNLLETVHDNLDTLHRHAELKAEALGVDELAMWDVYMPMTETESPDVEYEQATEYIVEALGALGEEYQQRVADGLESRWVDVYENQGKRSGAYSGGTYDTQPFILMNYQDDITSMFTLAHELGHSMHSQYTKQEQPYIYSNYEIFVAEVASTVNETLLTQHLLDTVDDEEFRRHVLNEYLERVRSTLYRQTMFAAFEHRTHRMVEEGQPLTPDALDETYGDLKREFYEPADVDEHITREWMRIPHFYYSFYVYQYATGISAAVALAGKILDDDQPDAAADYREFLAKGSREYPLELLQGAGVDMSSPEPIQAALDTYGAYLDEMEALL; encoded by the coding sequence ATGAGTTCGGTTCCCGAACGGAGCGAGGTCGACACCGAGTACAAGTGGGACCTCGAATCCATCTACGCGACGGACGAGGAGTGGGAGGAGGCGTTCGAGGACGTGGAGGCACGCCTCGAGGACCTCGAACACTACGAGGGCGAGGTCACCGATGACGGCGAGACGCTGCTCGCCGCCCTCGAGCTCCGCGACGAGGTGATGCGCGAGGTGTCGATGGTCGCCGCGTACGCCCGGATGCGGAAGGACGAGGACACCACGAACCAGACGTACCAGGGCTACAGCACGCGGGCGCAGTCGCTCTCCGCGGACGCCTCCAGCGCCGCGTCGTTCATCGAGCCGGAGATCCAGTCCGCGACGCGCGAGGAGATCGAGGCGATGGTCGCGTCGACGGACGGGCTCGCCGAGTACGAGCACTACCTCGACGACGTGCTGCGGATGAAACCGCACACCCGCTCGGCGGAGGTCGAGGAGCTGCTCGCCGACCTCTCGGAGGTCACCGGCGGCACCGGCGAGGTGTACACGATGCTCTCGAACGCGGACATGGAGTTCCCGACCGTCGAGAAGCCGGACGGCGACGCGGTCGAGATCACCCAGAGCAACCTCACGACCCTGCTGAAGGAACCGGACCGCGAGTTCCGCCAGGAGGTGTACGAGGGCTACTTCGAGGAGTGGGGCGAGGTGCGGAACACGGTCGCGACGGCGTACGAGAGCTCCGTGAAGGCCGACGTGAAGCTGGCGCGGGCGCGGAACTACGACACCGCCCGCGAGGCGTCGCTCGACGGTCCGAACGTCCCGGTCGAGGTCTACGACAACCTGCTCGAGACGGTCCACGACAACCTCGACACGCTCCACCGCCACGCGGAGCTGAAGGCCGAGGCGCTCGGCGTCGACGAGCTGGCGATGTGGGACGTCTACATGCCGATGACCGAGACGGAGAGCCCGGACGTCGAGTACGAGCAGGCCACGGAGTACATCGTCGAGGCGCTCGGCGCGCTCGGCGAGGAGTACCAGCAGCGGGTCGCGGACGGGCTGGAGTCGCGCTGGGTCGACGTCTACGAGAACCAGGGCAAGCGCTCGGGGGCGTACTCCGGCGGCACGTACGACACGCAGCCGTTCATCCTGATGAACTACCAGGACGACATCACCTCGATGTTCACGCTGGCGCACGAGCTGGGCCACTCGATGCACAGCCAGTACACGAAGCAGGAACAGCCCTACATCTACTCCAACTACGAGATCTTCGTGGCGGAGGTCGCCTCGACGGTCAACGAGACGCTGCTCACCCAGCACCTGCTCGACACCGTCGACGACGAGGAGTTCCGCCGGCACGTGCTCAACGAGTACCTCGAACGGGTGCGCTCGACGCTGTACCGCCAGACGATGTTCGCAGCCTTCGAGCACCGTACCCACCGGATGGTCGAGGAGGGCCAGCCGCTCACGCCCGACGCGCTCGACGAGACCTACGGCGACCTCAAGCGGGAGTTCTACGAGCCCGCCGACGTGGACGAGCACATCACCCGCGAGTGGATGCGCATCCCGCACTTCTACTACTCGTTCTACGTCTACCAGTACGCGACGGGCATCTCGGCCGCGGTCGCACTCGCCGGGAAGATCCTCGACGACGACCAGCCCGACGCGGCGGCGGACTACCGCGAGTTCCTCGCGAAGGGCTCGCGCGAGTACCCGCTCGAACTGCTGCAGGGTGCCGGCGTCGACATGAGCTCGCCCGAACCCATCCAGGCGGCGCTCGACACGTACGGGGCGTACCTCGACGAGATGGAGGCGCTGCTGTAG